TACCAATCCTGCTAAAAAGCTCACCGAGGATTATATCACTGGAAGGTTTGGATAAAAATGGAGGGCTTATGGTTAGAATTGCTTTAAATAGAGAACTTCAGATTCTTCATTCCCTTCTTTATGAGATGGCTAAGGTGGTAGATGAAATGGTAAGGGGAGTTATTTTCTCTTATCAAAAAAGGGATCGTCTGAGAGCTGAAGAGATTATAAAGCTTGATGATCAGGTGGATCACTATGAACATCTCATTAATATTACCGCCCTTGAAATTTTTGCCCTGCAACAACCCGTTGCCAGGGATTTAAGAAGGGTGATTAGTGTTCTTGAGATAGCAAAAAACTTAGAAAGAACTGCGGACCAGGCAGTAAATATCGCTGAAATGATTCTTGAGTTTGAAGAAGAGGGAGAACTTATTGAGAAAAAATGTGGAGTGGAAATTTCTCCTATGGCAAGGGAGTCTTTATCCATGCTTGAAGATGCAATGAAAGCATACCTTGAGGAAAATAAAGACTCTGCAATGAGAGTTCTTGCAAGAGATGATCTCGTTGATGCCATGAAGGAGGAATTAAGACAAAAACTGGAAGCATGTCTTAATAATGGGTTAATCGGGGGAAGATGTCTTTTAAACTATTTCGTAATAGTTGAGAATCTTGAGCGTATTGCAGATCTTGCCTGTAATATTGCTGAGGCAGTAATTTTTGTAATAGAGGGTCAATTTATGAGAGGTCTTAAAGAGAAAAAGCCCACTCTTGAGGTAGCCCCTGCTCTTGAGGAAAGCTTAACCTTTCAACTCATGAAGAGACATCTTCGCTTAATAAAGGAATGCCTTGATAGACTTCATCCTGCGCTTTCAGCTTATTTTGAGGAGGATATGGAAAAAGTTGAGGAAATTGACTTACACATAAGAGATATTGAGAGAGAGGCAGACAAGATTAAAACCAGTATACGCAGTCATCTTCCCAAGGGATTGATTCTTCCTGTTGAAAAGTTTGAGCTCTTTCTCTATCTTAAGGAACAAGATTCTTTGGCTGATCTTGCAGAAGAGCTTTTAAATCTCTTTATGTATCATCAGATTAAAATTTCAGAGGCTTTAAAAGAAGAATTTTTAAAGCTTCTTGAGCAAAGCCTTGAAGCTGTCTCACCCCTTGAGGAGATCGTAGTAAAAACTCTGGGCTATTTAACAAACTGGAGAGAGGAAGACAGAGAACGAGCAAAGGAACTAATAAGAAAGGTAAGAGAAACTCAATTTATAACCGAGGAAAGAACCCATAAGCTTAAGCTAAGACTTTATAGGGAAATTGACAATCTTAAAGATCTCCTTCATGGAGAAAGGATTCTTGATGTTATTGCTAAAATATCTTCGCGTGCTGAAAATACTGTTGATCTCCTTAGAGCTATGTTAGCAAGATAGGGGATAAGATATCTTTGATTCTAAAAAACATTAAAAAATAAGAGGATGTCCTTTAACATATAAACTTAGATAAAAAAAAACGCACAGAAGCAAGATTTTTGGGATTTCTTGGAAGCTTTTGGATGGCTATTTAAGAGCCTTTAAGGGATTGCCTTAGTATAGAAAATGAAATATATTAAAAAAGATGAAAGCAAAAATTCTCATAATTGAGGATAATAAAGAGATAGCTAAGCTTCTTGGGGAGGCCCTTGAGGAAGAGGGTTATCAAATAGAACTCAGGGAAAATCTTGCTAAAGCTTATGCATCTCTCTCAACCATGCCTTCCCTTGATCTTATAGTGCTTGATCTTATTCTTCCTGATGGCGATGGATTATCTATTTTAAAATATGTGCGTGAGTCTCAGAAATATAAAAATATTCCTGTGGTAATAATATCTGCCAAGGGGCAGGAACTTGATCGGATCCTTGGTTTTGAGCTTGGAGCAGATGACTATGTGGTGAAACCCTTCAGCTTGAGGGAAGTTCTTTTACGCATTCGGCGCCTCCTAAAAAAAGGAAAGGAACTCCCTTCTTCTTATATAAGTTGTGGTCCCTTTATACTTGATACCAATAAAAAAGCGATTTTTCTTGAAGGAAAACTTCTTGAGCTTACAGCAACAGAATATAAAATTTTAAGTTTTTTTATTCAGAATCCCCAGAGGGTCTTTTCAAGGGAAGAGCTCCTTGAGCTTATCTGGGCTAATGAGAAGGAATATTATTCCCGGGTCCTTGATGCCTACATATGCAGAATTAGAGCTAAGTTAAGTGAAGCGGGGAAATGTCTTCAAACGGTTAGAGGCCTTGGATACCGTTTTGTCCCAGATCTCTGAAAAATAAATGTCAGATCTAACCTTACTTCTTTTTTTCCTACTTCTTTTCCTATTCATACTTGGGATCACTCTATATAAAAAAAACCTCAAACTTCGTCAAGAACTTTCCCGTATTTCTCAACTAAGGGAAGTCTTTTCAAAAGCCCTGCATGAGATTCCAACAGAAATTATACTTTTGCACAGAGAGGAAATCTTTTTTATTAACAAAAAAGCTCTTGAAAATTTTGGGGCAAATCCCAGACTTTCAGATCTCATTAAAGGAATCAACAAGGGGGGAAGAAGATTTAAGAGCCTTGAAATACCCCTGGGTAAAGATTACAAAATGTTAGTCTTTATGGATATTACAGAAATTGAAAGTTATAAAGAGGCCTATCAAATGGCCTTAAGTTATCTTTCCCATGAGTTAAAAACACCCTTGGCTGTGGCCAAGGGATATCTGGAAAGGTTAGAAGATAAAATAGCCCTATCCCTTGAGGAAAGGGATAGAGAAAGCTTTGAAAAAGCCAAAGAGGCCTTTGAAAAACTGGAAAAACTCTTAAAGAAACTCTTTTCAAGTATTGAATATCTTGCCAAAGAGATAAGATTTAAGAGAGAAGCTGTGAATTTAAGGGAGTGTCTTGAAGAGGCGATTTTCTGGGTAAGCCCCCTTGCTGAAGATAAGGGAATAAACATAGAAAGAAAAATACCTGAAGATATTTTTCTTAAGGGCTCTTCTGAACTTTTAACCCAGGCTTTCTTTAATGTCATAGAGAATGCCGTGAAAGTGACACCAGATGGGGGAAAGGTAGAAATAAAGGTTTATGAGGTATCCTCTGAGATTGTTTCTGTGGCAATAAGAGATTATGGGCCTGGGGTTCCACCAGAAAAGCTCCCTTTACTTGCTATGCCTTTTTTTAAGCTTAGAGAGGGTGAAGGGATGGGGCTTGGGCTCTTCATTACCCGTAGAATCATTGAAGCCCATGGAGGAGCAATCAAATTCAGTCTTCCTGAAGGCGGAGGCCTTATAGTGGAGATTGATTTAAAAAGAATTTAAATTTTTAAGGCGCTCAATAAATTCATCGGAAAGTCTTTTAAAGGCCTCACTTACCTTATGATGGGGTTCATAATCAAGAATGGGCTGACCAAAGCTCTGGGCCTCACTGACCCTTACGCTTCTTGGAATAGGAGTCTCAAAAAGAATCCATTTGAAATTTTTTCTTACCTCTTCAGCAATCTCCTGAGTAAGTTTATTTCTCGGATCATACATCATGAGAACCATACCAAAGAGTCTTAGCTCAGGATTAAAGGCTTCCTTAATCCCCCGCACAGTCTTTACAAGAAGAGAAAGGCCTTCCAGAGCATAATATTCACATTGCAGAGGGATCATAACCCCCTGGGAAGCACAAAGAATATTAACAGTTAAAAGACTCAAAGAGGGTGGAGAGTCAATAAAGATAAGATCAAAGTGTTTTAAGAGGGGCACTTCTTCTAAAGAGGTTTCATAGAGAAAATCTCTGAGGACATATTCTCTCCTCTCAAGATCTGTAAGCTCAAGCTCTAAGCCCACAAGATCTATAGAGGAGGGAAGGAGATAAAGCCCGGGAAAGGGTTCTTTTAAAAGGGCATCCACCCTTTCTTCCACTATGGCTTGATATACGCTCTCCTTTCGGCTAACCTTTACCCCAAGACCTGAGCTTGCATTGGCCTGAGGATCAAAGTCAAGAAGAAGAACTCTTTTTCCCTTCAAGGTCAAAGCCCGGGCAAGATTAACTGCCAGAGTGCTTTTCCCCACTCCCCCTTTTTGATTTATAAAGGCAAAAATTTTGAATTTTTTTTCTGTCATAAAGGTAAGATCCTATCCAGTAAAACCACAATAAAAAAAAGGATACTGATAAAGCCATTTATGGTAAAAAAGGCCTTATTGATTTTGGAGAGATCCCTTTCCGAGATGAGGCGATGTTCATAAATGAGAAAAAGGGTGATACCTGAGAGCCCAAGGAAATAGATAATTCCAGCCTTAGTATAACTCAGACCTACTCCCAAAAGGGCAAAAAAGGTTATTAAATGAAAGAATCTGGCAAGTCTTAAGGCCCCTTTAATACCAAAGCGAACGGGGATAGACTTAAGTCCCATTCTCAGGTCAAATTCGTAATCCTGAAGACTATAAAGGATATCAAAGCCTGAGACCCAGAAGGCCATGGCTATTCCAAGCAGGAGTGAGGTCTTTGAAATTGCTTCATTTAAAGCCACATCCACAGCAATAGGAATCAAAAAATAGACTAATCCAAGCACAAGATGAGGATAATAGGTAAACCTTTTGGCTAAGGGATAAATAAAGAGAAGAAGCACTACAAAGGGGCTTAAAAGTAGAGCAAGAGTATTAATAAACATTGAAATAAGAATAAAAGCTGAAACAGAAAGGGCAATCAGGAGCTTTATTTCCCAGTCTTTAACCAGGCCTCTGGCATGGGGCCAACTCATGGTGCGTGGATTTTTAGCATCAAAATTTTTATCAAGGAATCGATTAAAGAGCATCCCTGCGGATCTTGCTAAAACTAAAGCAAGAAGAATAAGAAAAATTTTAGTTAAACCTGGAGGTTTCTCCATAAGAATGACAATACTTGCCAGGGCAAAGGGTAGAGCAAAAATAGTGTGCTCAAGTTTTATAAGTTCAGAGTAATACCTAAGTCTCTGAAGCATATCCTCTCCTATACCACATTCTGCACCTGTTCCCTGATTTTTTCAATGAGGTCTTTAGCGATAACTGCAAGCTGTGATATCTCAGCAGATTGAGCCTTGTTGGAAAGGGTATTTATCTCCCGATAGAGCTCTTGACAGAGGAAGTCAAGCCTTTTGCCAGAGGCCTTCTCATCAAGGAGATTTTGCATCTCTTGAAGATGAACCTTAAAGCGGTCAAGCTCTTCAGTAAAGTCTAAGCGATCAAGAAAAAGGGCTACCTCCTGATAGAATCTCCCCTCATCAAGCTGACTGGAGAGTTCACTAAGATTCCTTTCAATTCTTTCCTTCATTTTTTTAAGATTTTCCTCACGCACCTTTTCTTTCAAAGCCTCAATTTTTTTGGCAACCCCGCTAAGTTCCTCTAAAAACTTTTCAATATACCCTCTTAAGAGAGCTCCCTCTCTTAACCTTGAATTTTTTAATTCTGCAAGGGCCTCTTCTAAGGAGGGCTCAAGCTCAATCCATAAACTCTCAAGGTCCTCTTCTTTTTCCTCCAATAATACAATTTCTCTGAAAGATAAAATCTCAGCCAGGGTTATCTCTCCCCCTAAATTAAGGGTGGCTTTAAGGGTCTCAAGATTAAATTTTATCTTTCTTGCTAATTCCAGATCAAAGGCGATGTCTTTAACCTCTTTTGGAAATCCATAAATTTTGATCTGGATCTCAATCTTTCCCCTCTCAAAAAGCTCAAGCACCCTTTTACGAATTCTCTCTTCCAGAGAAGAATATCTTCTGGGAATCCGCAAAGTTACCTCAAGGTAACGGTGATTGATAGATTTTGCCTGACAGTGTATCTGAAAATTTTCTCCCTGAAAAATGGAGCTTCCAAAACCCGTCATACTCTCCATAAAAACTTAAGCCTCCTTTAAAAATGCCTCTATTCTCTGGAGGATGGTTAAGATCTCAGAGGGTTTGAACCACTCAAGGTCCTTTTCCTTTTTAAACCAGGTGAGCTGTCTTTTGGCATAGTGCCTTGTATCCCTTTTGATTTTTTCAAGAGCAGTGCTAAGGGTAAGCTCTCCACATAGCACCTGATAAAGTTCTTTATACCCTATAGCTTTAATTCTGTCAAAGACAGATGCTCCATATTTTTGATAAAGGGACTCAACTTCTTTTAACCAGCCTGCTTCAATCATTCTCTCCACTCTGGCATTGATTTTAGCATAAAGTTCCTCTCTGGGAAGGTAAAGCCCTATTTTTAAAAGGGGATAGCGCTTCTGGGTAAAAAAAAGGCTTTGCCTGTGGAATTCAGAAAAGGGTTTACCTGTGCTTAAGATTACCTCAAGGGCCCTTACAATCCTAACCCTGTCCTTAGGATGGATCTTTTGGGCATATTCCGGGTCAAGGTTCTTTAATTCTTCAAACAGGGAAGAAAGCTCAGTTTCCGCTTTAATTTTAAGTTTTTTCCTTATTTCTGGATCAACTTTTACCTCAAAAAGGCCGTATTCAAAAACCCTTAGATATAGTCCTGTTCCACCTACTAAGATGGGGAGTCTTCCCCGAAGATTAATTTCTTTAACCTTTTTATCCGCAAGTTCAAGAAACCTTGCAGCATTCATCTCCTCAAAAAGGCTCAACTCTTCAAAGAGATGATGAGGAATTCCCTTTCTTTCTTCAGCAGTGGGTTTAGCTGTGCCTATACAAAGCTCTTGATAAAACTGTTGAGAGTCAAAATTTATTATTTCTCCTGAGAATTTTGTGGCAATTTCTATGGAGACCTCCGTCTTTCCTACTCCAGTTGGGCCACAGATGGCTACTACCTTGATATTTTCCTTCACAGTCTTCTTTTAAGCCTCTTTTCAATATCAGAAAGATTTATCTTAAAAAAGAGAGGCCTTCCATGAGGGCAGGTCTCAAGGTTCTTTCTAAACATCTCTTCAACGAGATAGGTCCTTTCCTCTACAGAGAGAAAATCCCCCTTTTTCCTGGCAAGCTTGCAGGCAAACTCTTTTAAGAGATAGTCTCTTGCCTCTTGCAGACTATTCCAGGGAGAGAGTAAAAAGTTTTCAAGAACCTCCTTTGCAAATTCTGTAAATTCCGAAGGGGCTCCCTTTACAAGAAGGGTGTCCTCTCTGATAGGATCTATCTCAAAACCAAGACTTGATAAATACAAAAGCTTTTCCTCAAGCTTTTCTCTCATCTCTGAAGTAAGTGAAATCAGAAAGGGCAGAAGCAATCTCTGGGAAGTAAAATAGTTTGCCTTCTTTTTGAGGCCTTCATATTGAATCCGTTCTGAGAGGGCATGCTGATCAACAATAAAGAGCTCATCCCCCTTTTCAACTAGCAAATAGGTATGTTTAAAGACTCCAAGGACTTTGAATGAAAAAAGGGAAGCTTCTTTAAACAAGAACTGGCTCTCTACATTAGTCAAGGGTTGGGCTTTACTTGAATATTCCAAAGGTATATCTTCCCGAATAATTTGGGAATAGGAAATTGCAGACTCTCTAAAGGTATAGATTCTTTTAGCCTGGAAGTGTCTTTCTAAGGCTCTTTCAAGGACCTGATAGACATCCCCTTCCCTTTTAAATCTTACCTCCCATTTAGCGGGATGGACATTAAAATCCACAAGATGAGGAGGAAGACTGAGCTGTAAAATACCAGCAGGAAAACCAAGGTTCCCATAGACTTTTTTTAGGAGTGAGTAAAAAACCTTTGTAAGTTTATTATCCTGTAAAAGCCGATTATTTACAATAAAATAGAGAAATCTACCATGGGAAAAGGTCTTACGCGTATCTGTTAAAAGAAGGGTTACCTGATAAGGGGGCTCAATAAATTCGGAAAGGTGCATAAATTCCTGGGGAATCTCAAGGAGGTTTTCAAGCAGTGTTTTAAGATCACCTCCTTGCCAGCTTAAGGTCTCTTTGTCATCAACGAAGACTTGAAACTCAATTTCAGGATGGGTAAGCATAAGGGCCTTTATGATCTCCAGATTTTTGGCAGTTTCCCTTGTGGGAGTCTTTAAAAAGGCCCTTCTGGCTGGAAGATTTTTAAAGAGGTCAGAAACCTCAACGAGAGTTCCCTCTTTGATCCTGCTTGGTTTAAAGTCAAGCTCCTTTCCAAATTCAACTATCACTTCATAGGAAAGGCTTGCCCCTTTTTGCAGACTCACGATCCTTAAACGAGAAACCTGAGCAATGCTTGAAAGGGCCTCTCCCCTAAAACCATAGGTTGTGAGGGAAAAAAGATCCGAAAGGTCCTTGATTTTGCTTGTAGCAAAGGGCAGGAAACAAAGCCTTAAATCTTCTGGGGATAATCCCTCTCCATTATCATAAACAGCAATTCTTTCAAGACCTCCTTTATGCAATTCAATGCGGATTTTTTTTGCCCCGGCATCAAGAGAATTTTCAAGGAGCTCTTTAATAACAGAGGCAGGTCTTTCTATGACCTCACCAGCTGCGATTTTTCCCCGAATTTCCTCTGGTAAAACCTGAATCTTAGGCATTAAAGGTCTTTACTTCCCTCAGCTGAGCAAAGACAATCCTTCCTGTTGGAGAGTGAAGCAAGTGACTTACCACTACATCTAAGTGTTTTCCAATGAGGTGTTTGGCATTTTCAACAACTACCATGGTTCCATCTTCTAAATAACCCACTCCTTGTTCTCTCTCCTTACCCTCTTTTATGATCTGAATAGTTATAAGGTCTCCTGGTCTAACCGAAGGTCTAAGCGCTAAAAAAAGTTCATTTATATTTAAGACTTCAACTCCGTAAAGCTGGCTCATTTTGTTTAGGTTATAATCAGTGGTTACAAGTTTGGCTGAGAATTCACTGCAAAGCTTGATGAGTTTTTCATCGGTGGGGAGATTTTTATAATTTTGATCTATGATCCTCAGTTCACCTTTGAAGGTCTCTTTAAGTTCCTTTAAGAGATCAAGGGCCCTTCTACCTTTGGCCCTTTTGGCAGGATCAGTGCTATCTGCAAGCATCTGGATTTCTTCAAGGATAATTCTGGGCAGAAGAAGAGGTCCCTCTAACCAGCCAGTTTTAGCTAATTCCAGAATCCTTCCATCAATAATGGCACTTGTGTCAAGGATCTTGGGCGTTCCTTTACGGGCAAATTTTTTGGATATGGAGCTGACAGGGGTTGAGATTTTGCTGGCTAATTTTTCTCCCAACCTTTCAAAGAATTCGGATATGACTATCTCCTCAATTTTTTTTCCGCCAAGCATAATTCCTAAGTATCCAAGACCAAGGGCACTCATGGCATAAAGAAAGACCTGCCAAACTCCTGCTGTAAAGATCTCAAAAAAGGAGGAGATAAGTTTGGCTAAAGCAAGCCCGAGAATAAGCCCTAAGGATCCTCCCACTATCTTTAAAAGGGGGAGCTTGCGAATCTTTTCTTCTAAATAGAGGGTAATAATTCCAAGGGCAACCCCAAGAAGACCACCAGCTATAACCCAGGGAAGCCCTCTTTCAGCATAATAGAAATAGTAAAAGATACCTGCACCAAGAAAAAAACTGATTCCTAATAAAAGGCTCTGAAAAAAATATTTTCTCAAGGTGAACTACCCTTTTAGAGGTTGAGGAGTTCCTTAACCTTTATTTCAATCTCCTCAGAGGTGCAATCTTCACAAAAAGAGAGCTCTTTAACTAAGAGCTCTTTAGCCCTTTCAAAAATTTTTTTCTCTCCAAAGGAAAGGGGTTTAGTTTTAGCAATCTCCGAAAGCTCTCTCAAGAGAGTTGCCAGAACAAAGATATCTCCACTCTTTAATTTTTCGGTATACTCTTTATATCTTTTATTCCAGTTTCCATTGGGGAGATGGACCTCATCTTGAGCAAGGATTTGATATACCCGTTCTACCTCTTCCCTGGAAATAATAGGTCTAAGTCCTACGCGGTGAATTGAATCAAGGGGAATGAAGAATTCAGTTTCACTATCAAGAAGTTTAAAGATGTAAGTTTTAAAGGTCTTCCCCTCTATGACCTTTTCTTCAATAGAAAGTATCCTGCCAATCCCACACCCTGGATAAACGACAACATCGCCAATCTTAAACATCCTCTCTCACCTAATTTTAAATTATAGCAGATTTTTTCAAATTTTAAAGAGAGCCCATTGCCTCATTAAAAATCTATTCAAAAATTTATCGTTGCCTCATATAAAAAATCTTAGCACCTCTCTTGAACCTTCACGAAAAAACTATCTATTTCGCCCCTCTTAAATTTTACAAGCTTAGTTCTTTCGTAAAACTTATTTCAAAGGAAAGAGCGGGTGAAAAGGTAAAGGAGCTTCACAGAGAGATAAGGAGATATCAGAGAAGACTTGAAAGAGCATATTTAAAGAAAAAGGGGATTATTCCCAGGATAAAATTGACAATAAATAAGGGGAAGTTAAAATGATTTTATTTAGAAAATTAAATTCCGCAACGAAACCTATTTCAAGTAGATTTTTAAATGAGGCATTACGGGAATTTGTAAGGAGCTAAAATTTTAAAACCCTTGATTTTTTTTGTGTCTGTTGTACCACAGACATTCCTGTCTATGTTTCTTTCATACCTTGGAGTGTAATTTACCTCCACAGGCAAGATTGCCTGTGTTACTTTTACAGACTTGTAAAGGCCTCACCTGTATAGATATCTAATTCCCCTTTTACCCCACTTTTTCTTGTAAGGATCTGAACTTATACAGAAGTAAGGACCATCCTTTAAAAAAAGAGGGACCCAGTAAGATTTTTACAGGACTCTTCGCATTTTTTAAGTTGTTCCGCTTCCTCAGGGGTTAATTTTATTTCAAGGATCCTTTCAACTCCCCTTTTTCCAAGAATTACCGGGACACCCAGAAAAACCCCTGAGATACCATATTCTCCCTCTAAAAGGACTGAACAGGTAAGGACTCTTTTTTCATCTCTAAGGATGCTTTCTGCCATCTCAATGGTTGCAAGCCCGGGAGTGGTAAAGGCACTTCCACTTTTTAAAAGACTTACTATTTCACCTCCCCCAAATTTAGTGCGATACACTATTTCATTTATCTTTTCTTGAGGAAGAAGCTCTGTAATGGGGATTCCGGAAACATTAGCTAATCTAACCAGAGGTATCATCAAATCTCCATGGACTCCCATGACAAGGGCCTGCACATCCTTAGGGGAGACATTCAGGGCTTCAGCAATAAAATAGCGATATCTTGCAGAATCAAGGACCCCTGCCATTCCCAATATCCTTTCCTTGGGAAAACCTGTCACTTTATAAGCCACATACACCATGGCATCAAGGGGATTAGAGACCACAATGACAATACTTTCTGGTGCATAGAGTTTGATCTTTTCTGCACAGGACCTTACAATTTCCGCATTAATCTTAAGGAGGTCTTCCCTGCTCATGCCAGGGGTTCTTGGTTTGCCTGCGGTAATAATCACCACATGGCTCTTTTTTAAAAGAGAGAAGTCCTCAGTGCCATAAATTTTCCCTGAAAAGCCATAAAGGGGGGCACTCTGGGCAAGATCAAGGGCTTTGCCTTGAGCAAGACCTGGCACAACATCAAAAAGAAAAATTTCTTCAGCTACTTTTTTAACCACAGCCCAATGAGCACAGCTTGTTCCAACAGCTCCTGCTCCAATAATTGAAAGCTTCATGAAGTCCTCCTTATAATCCTGCTTCTCTATCAGGGACATCAGTGTAAAAGGTTATCCCAAGACTTTTGCAAAAGTTCTTTGCCTCACGGTCAATCATTGGAGAGATAATTATTTTTCTTGTGACCCTTCTACCTTCTTTTTTCTCAAAAAACTTTACCTTTCTCTCAAAAAGCAGGACATCTGCAGGACTAACGGAAGACTTAATCTCAGCTACAATAAGCTCACCATCTCTAATAATAAGGTCAATTTCAACAGTTTTACCAGGAAAACCCTCAAAGACCTCACCTTCTAAATCAGTTGTTTCATAATGTTCTACCTTGACCCCAAAGGTTTCCTCAAGGAGACCTTTTACTGCATTGCGAAAGGTTTTTTCTGATTTAATTCCCCATCTTGCCCCGAGGGCACCAATCTGCACATCCTGTCTCTTTCTTAAGGCAAGGATTTCTTCCATCAGGATTTTATTGCCTTGAGAGAGTTCTTCAAGCTTCTGAGAATGTTCCTCAAGCCTCTTTGAATGCTCTTTCAGTATCTGAGAATGTTCCTCAAGTCTCTTTGAATGCTCTTTCAGTATCTGAGATTGCTCCTCAAGTCTCTTTGAATGCTCTTTCAGTATCTGAGATTGCTCCTCAAACCTCTTTGAATGCTCCTCAAACCTCTTTGAATGCTCCTTCAGAATCTGAGAATGTTCTTCCCATCTTTTTTCACTCTCAATTCTTAAGTTCTTGATCTCTTCTAAAAGGGCTTTGATCTCTTCTTCAGTGGTTCTTTTGTCAGCAAAATTTT
This window of the Caldimicrobium thiodismutans genome carries:
- the phoU gene encoding phosphate signaling complex protein PhoU, which codes for MDKNGGLMVRIALNRELQILHSLLYEMAKVVDEMVRGVIFSYQKRDRLRAEEIIKLDDQVDHYEHLINITALEIFALQQPVARDLRRVISVLEIAKNLERTADQAVNIAEMILEFEEEGELIEKKCGVEISPMARESLSMLEDAMKAYLEENKDSAMRVLARDDLVDAMKEELRQKLEACLNNGLIGGRCLLNYFVIVENLERIADLACNIAEAVIFVIEGQFMRGLKEKKPTLEVAPALEESLTFQLMKRHLRLIKECLDRLHPALSAYFEEDMEKVEEIDLHIRDIEREADKIKTSIRSHLPKGLILPVEKFELFLYLKEQDSLADLAEELLNLFMYHQIKISEALKEEFLKLLEQSLEAVSPLEEIVVKTLGYLTNWREEDRERAKELIRKVRETQFITEERTHKLKLRLYREIDNLKDLLHGERILDVIAKISSRAENTVDLLRAMLAR
- a CDS encoding sensor histidine kinase gives rise to the protein MSDLTLLLFFLLLFLFILGITLYKKNLKLRQELSRISQLREVFSKALHEIPTEIILLHREEIFFINKKALENFGANPRLSDLIKGINKGGRRFKSLEIPLGKDYKMLVFMDITEIESYKEAYQMALSYLSHELKTPLAVAKGYLERLEDKIALSLEERDRESFEKAKEAFEKLEKLLKKLFSSIEYLAKEIRFKREAVNLRECLEEAIFWVSPLAEDKGINIERKIPEDIFLKGSSELLTQAFFNVIENAVKVTPDGGKVEIKVYEVSSEIVSVAIRDYGPGVPPEKLPLLAMPFFKLREGEGMGLGLFITRRIIEAHGGAIKFSLPEGGGLIVEIDLKRI
- a CDS encoding PIN/TRAM domain-containing protein — its product is MRKYFFQSLLLGISFFLGAGIFYYFYYAERGLPWVIAGGLLGVALGIITLYLEEKIRKLPLLKIVGGSLGLILGLALAKLISSFFEIFTAGVWQVFLYAMSALGLGYLGIMLGGKKIEEIVISEFFERLGEKLASKISTPVSSISKKFARKGTPKILDTSAIIDGRILELAKTGWLEGPLLLPRIILEEIQMLADSTDPAKRAKGRRALDLLKELKETFKGELRIIDQNYKNLPTDEKLIKLCSEFSAKLVTTDYNLNKMSQLYGVEVLNINELFLALRPSVRPGDLITIQIIKEGKEREQGVGYLEDGTMVVVENAKHLIGKHLDVVVSHLLHSPTGRIVFAQLREVKTFNA
- the miaA gene encoding tRNA (adenosine(37)-N6)-dimethylallyltransferase MiaA, which encodes MKENIKVVAICGPTGVGKTEVSIEIATKFSGEIINFDSQQFYQELCIGTAKPTAEERKGIPHHLFEELSLFEEMNAARFLELADKKVKEINLRGRLPILVGGTGLYLRVFEYGLFEVKVDPEIRKKLKIKAETELSSLFEELKNLDPEYAQKIHPKDRVRIVRALEVILSTGKPFSEFHRQSLFFTQKRYPLLKIGLYLPREELYAKINARVERMIEAGWLKEVESLYQKYGASVFDRIKAIGYKELYQVLCGELTLSTALEKIKRDTRHYAKRQLTWFKKEKDLEWFKPSEILTILQRIEAFLKEA
- the mutL gene encoding DNA mismatch repair endonuclease MutL, which encodes MPKIQVLPEEIRGKIAAGEVIERPASVIKELLENSLDAGAKKIRIELHKGGLERIAVYDNGEGLSPEDLRLCFLPFATSKIKDLSDLFSLTTYGFRGEALSSIAQVSRLRIVSLQKGASLSYEVIVEFGKELDFKPSRIKEGTLVEVSDLFKNLPARRAFLKTPTRETAKNLEIIKALMLTHPEIEFQVFVDDKETLSWQGGDLKTLLENLLEIPQEFMHLSEFIEPPYQVTLLLTDTRKTFSHGRFLYFIVNNRLLQDNKLTKVFYSLLKKVYGNLGFPAGILQLSLPPHLVDFNVHPAKWEVRFKREGDVYQVLERALERHFQAKRIYTFRESAISYSQIIREDIPLEYSSKAQPLTNVESQFLFKEASLFSFKVLGVFKHTYLLVEKGDELFIVDQHALSERIQYEGLKKKANYFTSQRLLLPFLISLTSEMREKLEEKLLYLSSLGFEIDPIREDTLLVKGAPSEFTEFAKEVLENFLLSPWNSLQEARDYLLKEFACKLARKKGDFLSVEERTYLVEEMFRKNLETCPHGRPLFFKINLSDIEKRLKRRL
- a CDS encoding YicC/YloC family endoribonuclease translates to MESMTGFGSSIFQGENFQIHCQAKSINHRYLEVTLRIPRRYSSLEERIRKRVLELFERGKIEIQIKIYGFPKEVKDIAFDLELARKIKFNLETLKATLNLGGEITLAEILSFREIVLLEEKEEDLESLWIELEPSLEEALAELKNSRLREGALLRGYIEKFLEELSGVAKKIEALKEKVREENLKKMKERIERNLSELSSQLDEGRFYQEVALFLDRLDFTEELDRFKVHLQEMQNLLDEKASGKRLDFLCQELYREINTLSNKAQSAEISQLAVIAKDLIEKIREQVQNVV
- a CDS encoding UbiA-like polyprenyltransferase: MLQRLRYYSELIKLEHTIFALPFALASIVILMEKPPGLTKIFLILLALVLARSAGMLFNRFLDKNFDAKNPRTMSWPHARGLVKDWEIKLLIALSVSAFILISMFINTLALLLSPFVVLLLFIYPLAKRFTYYPHLVLGLVYFLIPIAVDVALNEAISKTSLLLGIAMAFWVSGFDILYSLQDYEFDLRMGLKSIPVRFGIKGALRLARFFHLITFFALLGVGLSYTKAGIIYFLGLSGITLFLIYEHRLISERDLSKINKAFFTINGFISILFFIVVLLDRILPL
- a CDS encoding response regulator transcription factor, whose protein sequence is MKAKILIIEDNKEIAKLLGEALEEEGYQIELRENLAKAYASLSTMPSLDLIVLDLILPDGDGLSILKYVRESQKYKNIPVVIISAKGQELDRILGFELGADDYVVKPFSLREVLLRIRRLLKKGKELPSSYISCGPFILDTNKKAIFLEGKLLELTATEYKILSFFIQNPQRVFSREELLELIWANEKEYYSRVLDAYICRIRAKLSEAGKCLQTVRGLGYRFVPDL
- a CDS encoding ParA family protein, whose protein sequence is MTEKKFKIFAFINQKGGVGKSTLAVNLARALTLKGKRVLLLDFDPQANASSGLGVKVSRKESVYQAIVEERVDALLKEPFPGLYLLPSSIDLVGLELELTDLERREYVLRDFLYETSLEEVPLLKHFDLIFIDSPPSLSLLTVNILCASQGVMIPLQCEYYALEGLSLLVKTVRGIKEAFNPELRLFGMVLMMYDPRNKLTQEIAEEVRKNFKWILFETPIPRSVRVSEAQSFGQPILDYEPHHKVSEAFKRLSDEFIERLKNLNSF